A window of the Halolamina sp. CBA1230 genome harbors these coding sequences:
- a CDS encoding Rrf2 family transcriptional regulator: MNDQSPPEEFADVNEAVGEEWESETTPYERIRHVVSHTYSPVSADAVADDARTTPKTARKHLNTLADEGFVETTPGEHGSTLYHRSPESLVVEQAADILDNVSTDELVARIQEMREQLTEYRSEFGVDSPEELAVNQTNQALAESGSPQDEIDPATIREWKTLRRNLAFANAALSIGNAEKFVDSDHRSTDDSVPA, translated from the coding sequence ATGAACGACCAAAGCCCACCAGAGGAGTTTGCAGATGTCAATGAGGCGGTCGGAGAGGAATGGGAATCTGAAACGACGCCCTACGAACGCATTCGACACGTCGTTTCACATACGTACAGTCCTGTTTCAGCCGATGCGGTAGCTGACGATGCACGGACCACTCCGAAGACCGCTCGAAAGCACCTGAACACACTCGCGGATGAAGGATTTGTCGAGACGACTCCTGGCGAGCACGGTAGCACACTCTATCACCGCTCGCCCGAATCGCTCGTCGTCGAACAGGCTGCCGACATCCTTGACAACGTCTCGACTGACGAACTCGTCGCGCGAATCCAGGAGATGCGTGAGCAGCTCACCGAGTACCGGTCCGAATTCGGGGTCGACTCACCCGAAGAGTTGGCTGTCAACCAGACGAATCAGGCTCTCGCCGAGTCCGGATCCCCACAGGACGAGATTGATCCAGCGACGATTCGTGAGTGGAAGACGCTCCGTCGGAATCTCGCATTCGCGAACGCTGCCCTCTCGATCGGCAACGCCGAGAAGTTCGTCGACAGCGACCATCGCTCGACCGACGACAGCGTCCCTGCCTGA